The genomic region GGCGAGTAGCGGCTGCAAACGGCTGCGTTGCATCGACGAACACCATCGCATAGCCGACGTCCAGCGTCTTAGCCAGCGCTTCGCTCACCTCTGCGTTCACGGCCAGCGCCGCATCGAAGCTCTCGCTCATTTCGATCGTCATCACACCGTCGACTTTGAGCATGGAAACGGGGTGTTCGCCTCGGGCGAGATCTAACTCGTCGGTGCACTTGGCGAGCACCGCTAGGCTGCGACGCCCGGCAAAGTCCGCGTCGATCGCGGCCGACGGCAGCGTTCCCGAGCTCATTTTCGCGAGCTCCCAGGTGAGCGTCGTTGCCCCGCTGCCGCCCTTGGAACCGACCACCGCGATCCAACTCACGAACGCGGGCCGTCCATGACCGTGCTGCCGTCGATGACGGTCACGCCGTTGATGGTGGGGCCGCCGGCTATCGTAGGCCTCGGCGCCGACGCAAACGCCGGAATGAACGCTCGGGCGGGCGCTGCGGCCGCGGGCACGTAGCCGCGCGAGTAACCCGCGCCGTCGAAGACGAGGCGCTGGGTCGGTTCCGACCCGATCGGTTCTTTCGGTGAGCGCAACGTGAGCCGGAGAACGGCGTTTTGATCGGCCGTCATGAGCGTATCAGCCTGCGCCGGGGTTACCGCCAGCGTAACGGTCGACGCGCTCTGCGCAACCGGCGAAGGTGTTGCGCCCGCGGTTTCGAGGGCGATGCCCATGGCGAGCACGAGAATGCCGCGCAGAATGGTCGCGGCCGGCTGAACGCTATTGCCGATGCGGGGACCTTGTGCGAGCACGTCCACGCGATCGCCGGGTTGGATGAGCCCGGAGACATCCTTCACCGGATCGACGCTGATGCTCATCGCGCGCTGCCCGGGTTTGAGCCGTACCGAAAGCCCGACGTCGGCCGGCGTTCCGATTTTTGAGGCCGTAAGCAGCGAGCCGGCC from Candidatus Dormiibacterota bacterium harbors:
- the cpaB gene encoding Flp pilus assembly protein CpaB translates to MNVRRITIIAAIVFALGSAALVLIFLNSFRQANSPEALMTRVLVANQNIPARIPITAAMFSVETRPRSKVDPDVLTDPKMINGQLALIGMPAGSLLTASKIGTPADVGLSVRLKPGQRAMSISVDPVKDVSGLIQPGDRVDVLAQGPRIGNSVQPAATILRGILVLAMGIALETAGATPSPVAQSASTVTLAVTPAQADTLMTADQNAVLRLTLRSPKEPIGSEPTQRLVFDGAGYSRGYVPAAAAPARAFIPAFASAPRPTIAGGPTINGVTVIDGSTVMDGPRS